One stretch of Hymenobacter chitinivorans DSM 11115 DNA includes these proteins:
- a CDS encoding DUF4255 domain-containing protein, translating to MIHTALSFFVEELNAYLQSIIRSPENKAVLSTYVNHEGSVVTTNQDKLCVTLVNLEQETTTRNAPAGKNAVGTPGRLNPTIKLNLYVLCAANFTDYLEALKFLSYTLAFFQGKNVFTPQNSPRLDAGFDKLIVELERTGYDEWSKVWGMLGGKYLPGVVYKLRMVPVQNERPGAPLPVISTIGQAGSEA from the coding sequence ATCATCCGCAGCCCGGAGAATAAGGCCGTGCTTTCCACCTACGTAAACCACGAAGGGTCGGTTGTCACCACCAACCAGGACAAGCTCTGCGTGACGCTGGTTAACCTGGAGCAGGAAACAACTACGCGCAATGCCCCGGCCGGCAAAAACGCCGTTGGAACGCCGGGCAGGCTGAATCCGACCATTAAGCTCAACCTGTACGTGCTGTGTGCGGCCAACTTCACGGACTACCTGGAAGCGCTGAAATTTTTGTCCTACACCCTGGCTTTTTTCCAGGGCAAGAACGTTTTCACGCCCCAGAACTCGCCCCGGCTCGATGCGGGCTTCGACAAGCTGATTGTGGAGCTGGAACGCACCGGCTACGACGAGTGGAGCAAGGTCTGGGGCATGCTGGGCGGCAAATACCTGCCCGGGGTGGTCTACAAGCTCCGGATGGTGCCCGTGCAGAATGAGCGGCCCGGTGCGCCCCTGCCCGTTATTTCCACTATCGGCCAGGCCGGTTCCGAGGCATGA
- a CDS encoding phage tail sheath family protein translates to MEYQTPGVYTVEKNAFPNSVVEVATAIPAFIGYTAKADFNGLNMSNKPVRVNSLKEFEDYFGQGATVKFSLLDKAGGAVPEVRETRHVATPDVQLSDGSTFLLVPDSDPFYLYNSVRLFYLNGGATCYVTSIGLYQTPVSSAAAPGGGNQAALDKAQDRLKAAQDRQKALDPALKPDDPTVVAAQADVDTAQAELSVQQSGQALMLAQGTAAAAVATVERKQKQAAAKAALATVQDELKAVQKEVDDAKTAVDADAAATAPAIDAQLETDIDTAQDALDQEADAAQREPLLKALQKAQQDYKEAANAVLEFNLQVQEHAQTLLDARQRLALVTAKVDKAQQLVDDLGAPAGGAAPALAPTVTYERVTVKKEDFLTAIDSLEYEQDPTMLVCPDALLLSKQDYYTVAQYMLMHCKDNQNRVALLDVYNGAVTMPQSPIIDPVIKDFREGVGQNYLNYGAAYFPWVKSAVLSEANVSFANFSDSLMDTIRTKTLSQFQRARVEPGKQLDISVIEAETNTTGELLNLKKEPLKDAEYNSLTAYRDVTDKSNLLTKVTQTNIFDLAKDMNLPVSANPQREALDNTVVHNAMKTLSKDYMVLVKAIMTYLNTLPPAAAMAGVYTAVDTNRGVWKAPANVSLNGVVAPTVSLSDKDQGRLNIDAVSGKSINAIRPFPGLGTLVWGARTLDGNSQDWRYINVRRTMIMIEQSIKLAARAYVFEPNDANTWTTVRSMINNFLFNLWKQGALAGGSPDDAYSVQIGLGSTMTADDILNGYMNVTVLLAIVRPAEFIVLTFQQQMQKS, encoded by the coding sequence ATGGAATACCAAACCCCGGGTGTCTACACCGTCGAGAAAAACGCCTTTCCCAATTCCGTGGTGGAGGTGGCCACGGCCATTCCGGCCTTTATTGGCTACACGGCCAAGGCCGACTTCAATGGCCTGAACATGAGCAACAAGCCCGTGCGGGTCAATTCGCTGAAAGAGTTTGAGGACTATTTCGGGCAGGGCGCCACCGTCAAGTTCAGCCTGCTCGACAAAGCCGGCGGAGCCGTGCCCGAGGTGCGGGAAACCCGGCACGTGGCCACCCCCGACGTGCAGCTCAGCGACGGCAGCACCTTTTTGCTGGTGCCCGACTCCGACCCATTTTACCTCTACAATAGCGTCCGCCTTTTTTACCTGAACGGAGGAGCCACCTGCTACGTCACGTCCATTGGGCTCTACCAAACGCCCGTCAGCAGCGCAGCAGCCCCCGGCGGCGGCAACCAGGCGGCGCTGGACAAGGCCCAGGACCGCCTGAAAGCGGCTCAGGATCGGCAAAAAGCCCTGGACCCGGCCCTGAAACCCGACGACCCGACCGTGGTAGCCGCCCAGGCCGACGTAGACACGGCGCAGGCAGAACTGTCGGTTCAGCAGTCGGGGCAGGCGCTGATGCTGGCCCAGGGCACGGCCGCCGCGGCCGTGGCCACGGTAGAGCGCAAGCAAAAGCAAGCCGCCGCTAAAGCCGCCCTGGCTACGGTGCAAGACGAACTGAAGGCAGTGCAGAAGGAGGTGGATGATGCCAAGACGGCCGTCGACGCCGACGCGGCTGCCACTGCGCCCGCCATCGATGCTCAACTGGAAACAGATATTGACACGGCCCAGGACGCGCTGGACCAAGAAGCCGACGCCGCCCAGCGCGAGCCGCTGCTTAAGGCCCTGCAGAAAGCTCAGCAGGACTATAAGGAAGCGGCCAACGCCGTGCTGGAGTTCAACCTGCAAGTGCAGGAGCACGCCCAGACCCTGCTGGACGCCCGCCAGCGGCTGGCCCTGGTAACGGCCAAGGTAGACAAGGCCCAGCAGCTGGTTGATGACCTGGGCGCCCCGGCCGGCGGCGCGGCGCCAGCCCTGGCCCCGACGGTGACCTACGAGCGGGTGACGGTGAAAAAAGAGGACTTCCTGACCGCCATTGACTCCCTGGAGTACGAGCAGGACCCGACCATGCTGGTGTGCCCCGACGCGCTGCTGCTCTCCAAGCAGGACTACTATACCGTGGCCCAGTACATGCTGATGCACTGCAAGGACAACCAGAACCGGGTGGCCCTGCTGGATGTGTACAACGGCGCCGTGACCATGCCCCAGTCACCCATTATTGACCCGGTTATCAAGGACTTCCGCGAAGGTGTGGGCCAGAACTACCTCAACTACGGAGCGGCCTACTTTCCGTGGGTGAAGTCGGCGGTGCTCTCGGAAGCCAACGTGTCGTTTGCCAACTTCTCCGATTCGCTCATGGACACCATCCGGACCAAGACCCTGAGCCAGTTTCAGCGGGCCCGGGTAGAGCCCGGCAAGCAGCTGGATATTTCGGTGATTGAGGCCGAAACCAACACCACCGGGGAGCTGCTGAACCTGAAGAAAGAGCCCCTCAAGGATGCTGAATACAACTCCCTGACAGCCTACCGGGACGTGACCGACAAGAGCAACCTGCTCACCAAGGTTACCCAGACCAACATCTTCGACCTGGCCAAGGACATGAACCTGCCCGTGTCGGCCAACCCGCAGCGGGAAGCCCTGGACAACACGGTGGTGCACAACGCCATGAAAACCCTGAGCAAGGACTACATGGTGCTGGTAAAGGCCATTATGACCTACCTCAACACCCTGCCCCCGGCCGCGGCCATGGCTGGCGTGTACACGGCCGTGGATACCAACCGCGGCGTGTGGAAAGCCCCGGCCAACGTGAGCCTGAACGGCGTGGTGGCCCCCACCGTGTCCTTGAGCGACAAAGACCAGGGCCGCCTGAACATCGACGCCGTGTCGGGCAAGTCCATCAACGCCATCCGGCCCTTCCCCGGCCTGGGCACCCTGGTATGGGGCGCCCGCACCCTGGACGGCAACAGCCAGGACTGGCGCTACATCAACGTGCGCCGCACCATGATTATGATTGAGCAGTCCATCAAGCTGGCCGCCCGGGCCTACGTGTTTGAGCCTAACGACGCCAACACCTGGACCACGGTGCGCAGCATGATCAACAACTTCCTCTTCAACCTCTGGAAGCAGGGCGCCCTGGCCGGCGGCTCCCCCGACGACGCCTACAGCGTGCAGATCGGGCTGGGCTCCACGATGACGGCCGACGACATTCTCAACGGCTATATGAACGTGACGGTGCTGCTGGCCATCGTGCGGCCCGCCGAATTCATCGTGCTGACCTTCCAGCAGCAGATGCAGAAATCCTAG
- a CDS encoding phage tail protein — protein MAGEAQDNNWPLPKFYFKVDLGDQTDVPFQEVSGLEVETQVVEYRAGNSPVFSVIKMPGIAKVGNVTLKKGIFAKDNKFWDWYSTIKLNTIKRSTVVIKLLDEGGNPTMVWTLNNAWPVKIQGTDLKSEGNEVAVETLEIACETLTVANA, from the coding sequence ATGGCTGGCGAAGCTCAAGATAATAATTGGCCCCTACCTAAATTTTACTTCAAAGTAGACCTGGGCGACCAAACCGATGTGCCCTTCCAGGAAGTAAGCGGCCTGGAAGTTGAAACCCAGGTGGTGGAATACCGCGCCGGCAACAGCCCGGTGTTTTCGGTCATCAAGATGCCCGGCATTGCCAAAGTGGGCAACGTGACCCTGAAAAAGGGCATTTTCGCCAAGGACAACAAGTTCTGGGACTGGTACTCGACCATCAAGCTCAACACCATCAAACGCTCGACGGTGGTCATCAAGCTCCTCGACGAAGGCGGCAACCCAACGATGGTCTGGACGCTGAACAACGCCTGGCCGGTCAAGATTCAGGGCACCGACCTCAAGTCGGAAGGCAACGAGGTGGCCGTCGAAACCCTGGAAATTGCCTGCGAAACCCTGACCGTGGCCAACGCTTAA
- a CDS encoding phage tail protein — protein MPDDGYPLLSFYFTLDIVGLTRASVDNAFQEVSGLTAEMETMEIREGGQNQYKYRVPTVAKYPNLVLKRGLMNADSPLTEWCMSTVGADLSAPIVLHNVLLTLLGEKNQPLQKWTFIDAWPVKCSISDFRAMKEAELAIETLELSYTRFEKVQTVVAARDYDAEEAEKKLKKK, from the coding sequence ATGCCAGACGACGGCTACCCGCTGCTCAGTTTCTACTTCACCCTCGACATCGTGGGCCTGACCAGGGCCAGCGTCGACAATGCCTTTCAGGAGGTGTCGGGGCTGACGGCCGAAATGGAAACCATGGAAATCCGGGAGGGCGGCCAGAACCAGTACAAGTACCGGGTACCGACCGTGGCCAAATACCCGAATCTGGTCCTGAAACGCGGGTTGATGAATGCCGACTCGCCCCTGACGGAGTGGTGCATGAGTACCGTGGGCGCGGATCTTTCCGCGCCCATCGTGCTGCACAACGTGCTGCTGACGCTGCTCGGCGAAAAAAACCAGCCCCTGCAAAAGTGGACGTTTATCGACGCCTGGCCCGTGAAGTGCAGCATTTCCGACTTCCGGGCCATGAAGGAAGCCGAGCTGGCCATCGAAACGCTGGAGCTCAGCTACACCCGGTTTGAGAAAGTGCAGACCGTGGTGGCCGCGCGGGATTACGACGCGGAAGAAGCCGAGAAAAAACTCAAGAAGAAGTAA
- a CDS encoding DUF5908 family protein, with product MPIEIRELVIKVTVHDDARPLPEPAAAGLGADALRRLRKELTESCVQQVLTELSKRRQR from the coding sequence ATGCCCATCGAAATCCGGGAGTTAGTCATCAAAGTAACCGTGCACGACGATGCCCGGCCGCTGCCCGAACCGGCCGCGGCCGGACTGGGTGCCGACGCCCTGCGGCGTCTGCGCAAAGAGCTGACCGAGAGCTGCGTGCAGCAAGTCCTGACCGAGCTCAGCAAACGCCGGCAGCGGTAG